The Nostoc cf. commune SO-36 genomic sequence GGATAAGATATCGTTGCGGTGTGAATCATTTTGCTCCCTGCGTTCGCTAATTTCAGCGTAGATCAATTTATCAATTTGCTGGCGATCGCGCAGAAACTTTCCCCAAGGACTCCAAGCTCCTAAATCCTGTTGCAAGAATGAGAAAAACAATAAACTAGAACTCAAAGGTGACTGAAAAATATCTAATATCTGCGGCAATAGATGCTTAAGTTTTGAAGTTTTTCTCCTTCATTCAAGCCCAAGACAACCTGTAAAATAACTTGTAGGGATATTTCCTGGGTTAAATTTCGAGCAAAGAAGTGCTGATTTAGTGGTAACTGATTAAAAACTTTTGTACACAGACCACAGATCCTTTCACCATAGACCTGCATTTGCTCTCCATGAAAAGCAGGAATTACAAGTTGTCGCTGTTGTTTGTGACGAGTACCCTCTAGTAAGGCAACTGAATATTCCCCTACTAAGGGTTCGCCAATTTTGTTCATCTTGCCAACAGCAGCAAATTTATTTCTATCATTAGTTAAAATTTCCTTGATTGCTTGGGGATGGTTCACGAATACTACAGTGTCCCCAAAACCAATTATCTTACCAGTAAAAATGTCAGGATACTGTTGAGTAGCTTTTTCCATATATCGAACAGGGTCAGCTACCCATTGCAGCTTTTGGAGGAAAGAAGGGGTTTTTAGAGGATTAGGTAGTTGCATTTAATGGAAAGGGGTAAGGAGATATCATGAGATAACGGTTTGCTTCTTTCTGATATGGCATTAAAATTCAGGTTTTATAGTGAACCTTCAAAAAATAAAAGCCCAACCAATATAATCAACATAGTTGTATTTATTAGAACTGATGAAGGAGCGATAGAGCCAATCTAACTTCCCTTTTTTATTTGGAAGCTATACTATTTAATTAATATTTAGCTAGCTCCAGCATTTCTACAGTTTTGTAGCGAGCAGTGAAGGAATACCAATCGAGATTCCCACGTATCCAAGCATGAATTCCTAATATATATTTTGCCAATTCAGCATCTATTTCTTCTCCAAAAGATGGAATGCTTGCTTCCAAATCTACCAATTTTTGAATCTCATGATCGTGCATTTTTGTAGCAAGCTTCATTGCTTCTTCTAAAGAAATTTTGTGTTGGCGGTGTAGCACGAATACTAAATTATGAACATGACCAGTTGCCAATTCTCTAGATAATGAAAAGATATCATTAGACCAGCCCAGAAGATTATTTGTAATCTCATTAAGTTGGTTAAAAATATCCTGTTTTCGTAAAAAATCAGGAATTATCAACTGATCGCAAAGTTCAATTAATGGCAAGGCAACATCTGCACCTGCGCTTAATCTACGCATTGCAATATAAGTCTCAGTATCGGGTACAATTCCATCTACACGGTTATTTGCTTCTTCAAAACAACCGTATAAATATTTCTCAAAGCCGCAGATGAAATAATTTAACCATTTCAGGCTTGCTTTTTCAAGCATTCGCGCTCGTAAGTTACTTAAAGCACGACTAAGAGGTATATCGTGGCTTGTAACTTCTGCCCCATTTAATATTTCTATAAATCTCTTGTGAATACCTTTTAGAAGTTCAGGTTTTGTTTTCAAGTCTGATAGATCGCATTGATCATCCCAAATAAATAGCCAACTCAACCAGTCATTTGCTATCTTCAGTTCTTGAAAGTTACAATATGGATAGGTAGTGGCTGCTATTAAAAAAAATTTAGACTTGCAGAAACGCTGATAAGATGATTCATTTGCCAGAAGATTGAAACCGAGTACCCATTCAAGGCTATACTCTTCCAGAGAATCAATATTTTTATTGATTTGTGATGAAAAAGGACAGTATAAAGCTGGAGATATTAATCTTTCCATAACTAATATAGTTATTCAAAATTTACAAGATACATTTTTGGAAATAAACTTTTTAAATATCAGTTTTTATACAGTGTGTAAATTATATTTACGCCACAATTCTGATATTTAAAATATATAAATATTCCAATACTTAACTATTTATTGTTATTTTTTTTTCTTAAAAAGATATCCGGAATCATACTGGAATCAGATTTTTTAAAAAAATAATATTTACGGAAATGTGTGTTCAGGATAAATACAGATAACATACTTACAAATTCAGTAAGAGGTAAGCAGCAGTAATTTTATTTTTACAAAAGAAACACTACTTGTCTGAAACAACAAGAGTATTAATAACTAACTTCATAACGATCGCCTTTATTAAAAAGATTGTTCAGTAGCAAAGTTGTTCTGAATTAACACCACTTTTTCAAAAGACAAGGGTAATAATGACTAATTTAAAGCCAGTCGCCTTCATGAAAAAGGATGTCCATCTATAATCAAAATGAAAATTAGTGGCTCATTTTCATGCGGGAGCGATCGCTCCCGTAGTCGCATAGAGCAATTTAGCGTGAGAATGTTGCTGTTACCCAAGTTTTTGGGAACTATAGGATTGTCATAGGAAAAAATTTTCAGTCTATCTGCAAATAAAATAGAGGTGACTTAGCTGCGATCGCAGGGTAATAGTGAATAAGTAACAGGGAGTTAAATTAATTTAAATACATGAATTATGAGCCAGATATAAAAATGCTTTATACACCAGGAGACAGTTTAATTTTAGTGGTGGATGATACTGCTACAAATTTAGAGATTGTCTTTAGCATATTAACTAACGTCGGCTTTAAAGTTATTACAGAGAATGATGGAAAAAAGGCGATTAAACAGGTTCAAGAAAGATTACCTGATTTGATTCTGTTAGATGTAATGATGCCTGGAATAGATGGATTTGAAACTTGTAAAAGGCTGAAAGAAAACTCAGACATTTGTGATATACCCGTAATTTTTATGACAGCCAATTCTGATACTGAGAGTAAGGTAAAGGGTCTAAATATGGGGGCAGTTGATTACATTACTAAACCATTTCATGAAGAAGAATTATTGGCTAGAATTAAAACCCATCTGCAATTACGAAATCTTACCAAAACTTTAGAAAAACGAGTTGCCGAAAGGACAGCAGCATTATCTAGGGTATTAAAAGACCTACAAGAGTCTCAACTTCAGCTTGTACAGACAGAAAAAATGTCTGCCCTTGGTCAATTAGTAGCAGGAGTTGCTCATGAAATTAATAATCCAGTTGGTTTCATTCATGGCAATCTTGGACATGCTTCAGTATATTTCCAAGAAATGAGCAACCTCATTGATCTTTATCAGCATCACTATCCTAATCCAGTTCTAGAAATTGAAGAGCAAATTGCAGCGATAGATTTGAAGTATGTGCTTACCGATCTACCTAACTTAATTTCCTCAATGAAAGAGGGCGTTCAGCGCATTCGTGACATTAGTACCAGTCTTAGAACCTTTTCTCGAGCAGATAGCGATCGCAAAATTTCTTGCAATATTCATGATGGCATTGACAGTACAATCATGATTCTCAAACACCGCTTAAAAGCATCCGAGAATCGTCCTAATATTCAAATAATTAAAGATTACGGTAATTTGCCAGAATTAAAATGCTTTATCGGACAGCTAAATCAGGTATTTATGAATTTGTTAGCTAACGCTATTGACGCTTTAGAGGAATCTAATATAGGACGCACCTATATTGAAATTGAAGCCAATCCCAATCAAATTTTGATTCAGACTATTCTTGCTGAAGATAAAAACTATATCTTGATTCGGATTAAAGATAATGGAGTGGGAATGTCTGCTGATATCCAGCAAAAAATATTTGACTATTTATTCACCACCAAGCTTGTTGGTCAAGGCACAGGACTAGGATTATCAATTGCTCGTCAAATTGTTGTCGAAAAGCATGGAGGAACTCTGGAAGTGAACTCAGCAATAGGAAAAGGTTCAGAGTTTATCATTAAGCTTCCTATTTGAAAATCATTCCAAAAATAATTCTCCATCTATACAGATAAATTTATGTTTAAGGCAGTAGTAGGTCACAGTAACGATCCAGATTCTCTATCAGCAGTTGAAGAAGTTCTTCAGCAATGTGTCAGTTCTCTTGCAGGAGATATACCAAAAGCTGGAATTCTTTTTGCTGCAATTGACTTTGAGCATTCTCTCATTTTGCAACAAATTCATCAGGCTTTTCCGGGGATTGAGTTGATTGGTGGAACCACAGATGGAGAAATTTCTTCAGTCTTAGAGTTTCAGCAGGACTCAATCAGCTTAATGTTGTTTTGCTCAGACGAAATTGAAATTTATGCAGGAGTTGGACGCAAAGTTTCAAATGATCCAATTACTGCAACTAAACAAGCTGTGGAGCAAGCTCAAGCAAAAAGTACCGCGCCTCCAAAGCTATGCTTAACTCATCCAGAAAGCCTTACAACTAGCGGTGTCTCTATATTGAATGGCTTAAAGCTAGCTCTTGGTCAAGATGTACCAATATTTGGTGGTTTGGCAGGCGATCAATCAAGATATGAAAATACATATCAATTTTTTCAAACGGAAGTATTAAGTGATTCTGTACCAATTCTGCTTTTTTCCGGCACAATATTGTTTTCCCACGCTGTTGCAAGTGGTTGGCATCCCATTGGTCAAACAAGCAAAGTAACTAAAGTGGATAAGAACATTCTCTATGAAATAGATGGTAAGCCAGCTTTAGATTTTTATCATCATTATCTAGGTTTGCTTCCTCCTTCAATGGAATATCCATTAGCAGTGTTTGATCAGAATGGAGAGAGTTTTTATATAAGAGCGCCTATTGCTTACAATCAAGAATCTGGTAGCATAACTTTTTTTGGAGATATTCCCGATCAGGCAATTATTCAAATTTCGGAAGCAGCTTATGAAGATATTATCGCCGCTTCCAAGGCTTCATTCATGAATGCTTTAGATAATTATCCTGGTGCAGAACCAAGTGCTGTTTTGCTTTTTTCATGTGTAGCTCGTCGGCAAATACTTGGTACAAGGGCACAAGAAGAGTACCAGAATACGAAACTTTGTCTGACCGACTATTTACCTGCCTGTGGGTTTTATTCTTATGGAGAAATTGCTCCTATGGATGGAATTAGCCAGACGCAATTTCATAATGAGACTTTTGTAACTTTAATTCTGGGAAATCGGTAACAACTGATGGAAATATTAAATTACCAACAAGAAATTAAGGAACTAAAAAAAACGAATAGGATTATCCAAAAGAAGTTGGAACGATCTGAATCAGATCGGATAAAACTTGAAGAAACAAATCAAAAAAAAGAATGTTTACTCAGGAGAGTAATTGATGAGTTAAAAGAATATCAAAATAAATTAGAGGAAAGAAGTAATGAGCTAGAAATGATGCTTCTTAATCTTCAGGTAATGGAGAATAAGATGTCTACTTTGGGAAGTATGGTCGCAGATGTAGCTCATGAAATTAACAACCCAGTTGGCTTTATTGCAGGTAATCTAACTCCGGCTAAAGAGTATATTGAGGATTTATTACATCTCATCGACCTTTATCAGCAGACCTATCCCAAAGCATCTGGGCAAATTCAAGAAACAATCAGAGTGATTGACTTAGAATATGTGCGTGAGGATCTACCTAAACTTATTTCCTCAATGAAAGAAGGTACAGATCGTATTTCCAACATTAGCAATAGCCTGCGAACTTTCTCTAGAGGAGATACAGAACAAAAAGTTCTGTTTAATCTTCATGAAGGTATTAACAGCACTCTCCTGATTCTCAAGCACCGTTTACAAGCTAATAAGATTCGTCCGGCGATTGAACTAGTTAAATATTACACAGAATTTCCCCTAGTAAAATGCTTTCCAGGACAATTGAATCAGGTATTTATGAATTTATTGGCAAATGCTATTGATGCTTTAGAAGAATCTAACTATGGACGGAGTTTTAATGATATTAAGGTAAATCCCAATCAAATTACAATTCATACTGCTCTCACTGAAGATAACAATCATGTCTCGATTCGGATTCAAGATAATGGGGTGGGAATATCGGCTGATGTTCAGCAAAAAATGTTTGACCATTTATTCACAACTAAACCTGTGGGGAAAGGAACAGGATTAGGATTATCAATTGCTTATCAAATAATTGTCCAAAAGCATCAAGGTACTCTAGAAGTAAATTCTATGTTAGGAAAAGGTTCTGAGTTTATAATCACTATTCCACTTTATTAAAGTATAAAATATACAAAATATACCCATTTATTATGGAAATAAATATTCGATTTGTGACAATAATTTTTTATAACGTAGATGCAGAACAGCTTGCCGCAAGCTACCATCATTAGAATAGACTTAAAATATATCATAAACGCCTGTTTGCGTATTAGCAAACAGGCGTGTCTCTGAGTACAAAGTTTGGTTGAGACTCAGGTTATTAAATCTTGGCAGTAGAATCAACTGAGGGTTGAGACTGACTAACTGAATCTAATTTTGGCAAAAGCAGTGGATTTTCTGCTTTGACATTAGTGTTGATTGTTGCTTGCAACATGGGGGTATTGGAGACGGAATTGTTCGCCAATGTAAACAGTGGATTTGACAAAATCCCTGCTATAGAAGTAGCAATTAATGTTACTACTAACCCAACTTGCAAAGGTCTTAGTCCAGGTAAATCCCAACGCACTTGTGGATAATTCTTTACCGCGTCGGACATTTCATGGGGTTCTTTAACTACCATCATCTTGACTACACGAATGTAGTAGTAGATAGAGACGACTGTGGTAACTAAGCCCAGCAAGACTAACCAATAAAGACCTGCTTGCCAACCAGCCCAGAATAAGTAAATTTTGCCGAAAAAGCCAGCTAATGGTGGAATACCACCCAAGGAAAGTAGGGAGATACTCAACCCCAGTGTTAAAAGTGGGTCTTTTTGATATAAGCCAGAGTATTCGGCAATCTGGTCGGTTCCCGTGCGTAGTGAGAACAGGATAATGCAGGTAAAGCCGCACAGGTTCATGAACAGGTAAACCAGTAAGTAGAATATCATACTGGCATAGCCCGCCTGTGTACCAGCAATCAAGCCAATCATCACAAACCCAGCTTGGGCAATGGATGAATAAGCTAGCATCCGTTTCATGGTGGTTTGGGCTAGGGCAACTACGTTACCCAAAATCATGCTGAGAACGGCCAGAGCAGTGAAAACAAACCTCCACTCATCAGCAACAAGGGGGAAGGCTGTTGTTAGCAAGCGGATGGCTAGGGCAAACCCAGCTGCTTTAGAACCGACTGATAAAAAGGCGATGACTGGGGTGGGAGCGCCTTCGTAAACGTCTGGTGTCCACTGGTGGAAGGGTGCAGCAGAAATTTTGAAGCCAATACCTGCGATCGCAAAAACCAGGGCAATGACTAAACCTAAAGATTGACCACCTTTCGCTGTGGCAATGCCATTAGCGATCGCACTTAGTTCAGTTTGTCCTCCAGATAGTCCATACAGCAGTGATACACCGTATAAAAATATTGCTGTACTGGAAGCTCCAATTAACAGGTATTTCAGCGCCGCTTCATTGGAACGGGGGTCACGCTTGGTATAACCTGTTAACAAATATGAGGAGATACTCAGGGTTTCTAGGGAGATGAAAATCATCACCAACTCACTAGCCCCGGATAAAAACATCCCTCCTAAAGTAGCACTCAGTAAAATAGCGATGAATTCAGCTAAAGGAGTGCCGCTTTGCTCAACGTAGCGAATTGACATCAGTATAGTAGCGATCGCAGACAAGGCAATAATACCGCGAAAGACGATACTCAGGTCATCACTATTAAAGCTACCAGTAAAACCGATGGGATTGGGAGAGTCCCATTGAAAATATAGGGCGAGAATCGAAGCAAATAAACCTGCGATCGCTAGATATCCAATCCAGCGTGCGGATGTACGCCCCAAAATCAAATCAACAATCAAAACCCCCAAGAGGGTGAGAATAACAATCCCCTCTGGTAAAATCGTTCCAGCGTTTAGCTGGGATGCAATATTAGCAAAATCCATGAGATGTATAGGTTTTGGGGATTAGACATTAAGGCTAACTCTGTTCACTCTAGCAAGTTTTCTAATTCCCAGACTAGCTCTTTGAACAAGAGCTTAACAGCTTGGGTGCAGATTGCGATCGCCTACGGCATACTGTTCGCGTTCGCACCAACTTCACTAGTTTACCAGCAGGTTTCTCAGTAGTTAGGGATTCACCTAAATACTTTCCTACTTGGTTTTTAAGGCATGACCTTAATTAAATAATGATGCCGCAGCTGCGATCGCTATGTACAAAAAGCTAATTAATAATTAATAAGGGCACAGCAATGCTGTGCCCTTAAAAGATTCATAACTTCTAACTTTATTAAAAACTGACTGATGGCAGCTTACCTTGTAGCGACTGAAATTTGGACTGAACACAGTTCGCACAATTGCAACCAACTTGATCAATAATCGGATTGGATGTTTGAATCAAGTTCGAAGTTGCCAGATTGGGAATTTGTTGTGTAGATACTACGGTAACAATTTGTGTAGCATATAGAGATTTGAGGCTGGATGCGTGTACTGGATTAACTATCAGCAGCATGGATACCAGAAATGCGGGACAAGCAAGTAAAATCAGTTTCACTATGTTCATAATTTACACAAAAATACCTTTGGTCATACAGCATAACCAATAAATTGACGAGGTTCAACTTTAATTACTGAGTATTGCTTAACTACGCCCAAATCCTTGACCGCGTAACACCTTTGACCAAATAACCAATTCGCCTTGCTCACCGCCTGCGGCCAGTAACTTGCCTTGGGGATGCCAAGCTAAGGCCGAAAAACCTCCTGAGACACCTGTGATAATTTGAGATACTTCTTTGGCTTGGTTCCACAAACACAACCAGCCGTCAGCAGCAGCAGAAGCTAGCAAGAAGCTTTTAGGTGCAAAGGCGATCGCATTAATCACACCTACATGATTAGTTAATACTCGCGCTTCCCAGCCTAAAGAATCATCCTCTAGTTTTTCCCAAACCACAATACCTTCAACGCTAGAAGATGCCAGTATTGGCGCACCTAGTTTCGTGGTAGCTTCTGACCATGCCAATTGGCGAATTTTACCAGGAAACCCACGCATTACCCAAGGATCGGGGTTGTTCCATTCCAAAACGGTGACGCTACGATCCATGTTGCCAGAAGCCAGGAATTTGCCATCGGGCGACCAAGCCATCGCTACACTGACACTAGGCATATCCAAGATGTATGGTTCTTCATCCCAGTTTTGACTATGCCAAATCTTGATACCCTGATAACCGCTAATGGCTAGGTATTGCCCATCAATGCGCCAATCAATGCCCAAAACTGACGAGTTTTCAAAATTCAGCGTCACGATAATTTCACGACTATCTGCATCCCAGACTTGAACGTAACGCCCCAAACTAAAAGCTAGTTGGTTACTGGTGTAATTCCAAGCTAGCTTGTCAACCCATGCAGGGGCATTTTCTAACGTAGCGATTAATTCAGTATCGCGCCAAATTTTCACCTGCCCATCTTGTCCACCAACGGCTAAAAATTTTCCATCTGGGGAAAAAGCAAGACAGTCTAATGATTTACCGTTACCAGTTTGTAAGGTTGTGAGTTCACCATTATTCCACAAAACTACTTCACCGGCGGCGGAAGTTGCTGCTAAAGTTTTACCTTGTGGCGACCAAGCGATCGCAGTTACATAATCTGAAAGTGTCCCCGAATAGTGTTGTTCAAATTCTTTTGATTTGGTTGTGGAGTTCATAGTTTATACATAAGTTAGAAGTTATAAGTTATACCAATTTAATATGAAGCTGCATAGAATAGAGCTTCCAAGATAAAGTTGTAAGAAGAGACAGACATTATCTGCTCACAATTTAGGCAACTTAACGATAAAGCTTGTCCCCTTGCCCTCGGCACTTTCAACTTCAATCGTTCCCTGATGCGCTTCAATAATGCTCCTTGCTAAAAATAATCCTAACCCCCATCCTGTTTGCTCCTCAGCAGAGATGGTTCGACGAAATTGTTGAAATAAGATTGCTTGAGCTTCTGAAGAAATCGGATTACCTTCGTTGTGGATGGTCAGGCTGATATGCGTTTCCATTTGCTCAAGTGTGAGTGTAATTGGTGTATCAGCAGCACCATACTTCACGGCGTTAACAGCTAAGTTTTCAATTACCCGTTGTATCTCTTTACGGCTGCAATTGCTCCTGATAGCAGTATCAGAAACTACAATAAACCGCTCTCCATAAGCAAAGTTCAAATCCTCTACTACGTCCTGAACAAGGCTGTCTAAACTGCATTCTTCTAATTCAAACTTTAAGCTCTCCCCCGCCCGTAGCCGACTAGCATCGAGCAGATTTTGAATCATCGAATTCAAACGATCGACTGCTTTTAGCATTTTCGCCGCGATACTCGCATGAGTGTCTCCTTGTTCAAGCCGACGCAAAGTCAAGTGAGTACCCATTTTTATGACATTAAGTGGGTTTCTAAGATCGTGGGTCAGTGTCACCATAAATAATTCTTGAATATCTCGCAGCGTCTGGGAAAATTGAGTCGCCGCATCGTTAACGGCTTGCTCAATGGAATCGATGATAATATCTCGTTCCCTCACCTCCAAAGCCGCTTCTTCTTCTAAAATTTCAAATATGGTCTGACGGAGAATGTGATACTCAAAAATCACTTGAGTCATCGAGTAGTCGGCATAACTCGCCCGCTCATGTCCATGCTTTTTCCCAATCCGAGTGCTTTCTAGTTTATCCGTTCTTATTCTGGCTGGTGTCCTTTCAATCTTCGTTGACAGCTCATCCACCAATTGCTCTAGATACTCAGGTAGCGAATCTTGTAGCATCAGAGAGTCCTGATGTATGGATGCACCAACTTCATCACGCGCCCGCTCTTCCCACCTTTGCATAATTCTTTCAGCATTTTGCTTAAGACGCTTAGACGTTTGGTTAGACATAGATTATAGAAACATCAAAAAGCGAAGAATAAAGCCATCCTTCATTTGAAAGAACAAAATGGATATTATCACAAAAATGTAATAAGAAAGTGGACACAAATCCAAGAAACTAAAAATAAGAATTCAACTCCTATTAATATTCCTCCTCGTCAACTTTCCTCTTAGTTTTCTTTTTTGCTATTTTATGGAGGTTTTTGCTAGGTAAGTTGGACAACCTGTCCAAAATATTCTTCAAGTCACAACAGTAGGACTAGCCCCTTCAAGGTGTGTTATTTTGCAGTTTTTTCTGGTTTATACCAATTTTGTATAAAGTTGCATAGAACGAGAAAGGTAAAACCTTTGCTTGGCAATTATTTCACTCTTCTCCTGTTTCATATACCTTCACACTAATTTGGTATTAGGAGTTAGAAGTTAGGAATTTTTAACTCATCAATCATCATTCCTAACTCCTAACTCGCTTTTTAAGCTAGACAGGCGATAAAATCTTGCTTGAGTTGGGCTGCATCAAGGTTGCGACCGATGAATACTAATTCGTTTTTGGGGGTTTCGCTGGCTTTCCAGGGGCGATCGGGTTTGCCATCGAATATCATGTGTACTCCTTGGAATACAAATCGATTGTCTTCTCCAGCAATATTTAAAATGCCTTTCATCCGAAAGATATCTGTCCCTTGGGTACGCAGTAACTCGGAAAGCCAAGTGTTTAATTTTTCTCCATCGACTGCACCTGCTTCTACTAAAGCTACAGAAAAGACACTTTCATCGTGTACGTGGGCATCTTCGCCTAAGAAATCTGGATCAATTTCTAATGCACGATCTAAATCAAAGGCTTTTACACCTAATAAAGCATCCATTCCGAGTTCAGAATTTTGGGTACGGTAGATTTTTGCGATCGCATTCATCGCCCGAATCCGTTTCTCCAATTCATTCAACTCTTCTGGCGCTACCAAATCTGTTTTATTAAGTAAAATTACATCAGCAAAAGCAATCTGTTCTTGGGCTTCGTCTGCATCCCAATGCTGCCAAATATGCTTGGCATCTACAACTGTCACCACTGCATCTAAAGACAGTTGGCTTTGCAAATCTTCATCAACAAAAAATGTCTGAATCACTGGTGCAGGGTCAGCTAATCCAGTTGTTTCAATTACTAAATGGTCAAATTTATCGCGCCGCTTCATCAAATTGCCAATGATGCGAATTAAATCGCCGCGCACTGTACAACAGATACAGCCATTATTCATTTCAAAAATTTCTTCATCTGCATCGATAATCAATTGATTATCAATACCCACTTCCCCAAATTCATTAACAATCACAGCAACTTTTTTGCCGTGTTCGTAGGTGAGGATGTGGTTGAGTAGAGTCGTTTTACCTGCTCCCAAATATCCTGTAAGAACAGTAACGGGAACTGAATTGTTGATTACGTCAGCCACCATACTCTAAATTCCTCGTGTCTCACCTTATGGATAATCATTATCACATATCTTAATTCTTTTTATATTTTTGTGCGAACTTGCTGTAATTTT encodes the following:
- a CDS encoding sensor histidine kinase, with product MEILNYQQEIKELKKTNRIIQKKLERSESDRIKLEETNQKKECLLRRVIDELKEYQNKLEERSNELEMMLLNLQVMENKMSTLGSMVADVAHEINNPVGFIAGNLTPAKEYIEDLLHLIDLYQQTYPKASGQIQETIRVIDLEYVREDLPKLISSMKEGTDRISNISNSLRTFSRGDTEQKVLFNLHEGINSTLLILKHRLQANKIRPAIELVKYYTEFPLVKCFPGQLNQVFMNLLANAIDALEESNYGRSFNDIKVNPNQITIHTALTEDNNHVSIRIQDNGVGISADVQQKMFDHLFTTKPVGKGTGLGLSIAYQIIVQKHQGTLEVNSMLGKGSEFIITIPLY
- a CDS encoding FIST signal transduction protein translates to MFKAVVGHSNDPDSLSAVEEVLQQCVSSLAGDIPKAGILFAAIDFEHSLILQQIHQAFPGIELIGGTTDGEISSVLEFQQDSISLMLFCSDEIEIYAGVGRKVSNDPITATKQAVEQAQAKSTAPPKLCLTHPESLTTSGVSILNGLKLALGQDVPIFGGLAGDQSRYENTYQFFQTEVLSDSVPILLFSGTILFSHAVASGWHPIGQTSKVTKVDKNILYEIDGKPALDFYHHYLGLLPPSMEYPLAVFDQNGESFYIRAPIAYNQESGSITFFGDIPDQAIIQISEAAYEDIIAASKASFMNALDNYPGAEPSAVLLFSCVARRQILGTRAQEEYQNTKLCLTDYLPACGFYSYGEIAPMDGISQTQFHNETFVTLILGNR
- a CDS encoding hybrid sensor histidine kinase/response regulator, with protein sequence MNYEPDIKMLYTPGDSLILVVDDTATNLEIVFSILTNVGFKVITENDGKKAIKQVQERLPDLILLDVMMPGIDGFETCKRLKENSDICDIPVIFMTANSDTESKVKGLNMGAVDYITKPFHEEELLARIKTHLQLRNLTKTLEKRVAERTAALSRVLKDLQESQLQLVQTEKMSALGQLVAGVAHEINNPVGFIHGNLGHASVYFQEMSNLIDLYQHHYPNPVLEIEEQIAAIDLKYVLTDLPNLISSMKEGVQRIRDISTSLRTFSRADSDRKISCNIHDGIDSTIMILKHRLKASENRPNIQIIKDYGNLPELKCFIGQLNQVFMNLLANAIDALEESNIGRTYIEIEANPNQILIQTILAEDKNYILIRIKDNGVGMSADIQQKIFDYLFTTKLVGQGTGLGLSIARQIVVEKHGGTLEVNSAIGKGSEFIIKLPI
- a CDS encoding terpene synthase family protein: MERLISPALYCPFSSQINKNIDSLEEYSLEWVLGFNLLANESSYQRFCKSKFFLIAATTYPYCNFQELKIANDWLSWLFIWDDQCDLSDLKTKPELLKGIHKRFIEILNGAEVTSHDIPLSRALSNLRARMLEKASLKWLNYFICGFEKYLYGCFEEANNRVDGIVPDTETYIAMRRLSAGADVALPLIELCDQLIIPDFLRKQDIFNQLNEITNNLLGWSNDIFSLSRELATGHVHNLVFVLHRQHKISLEEAMKLATKMHDHEIQKLVDLEASIPSFGEEIDAELAKYILGIHAWIRGNLDWYSFTARYKTVEMLELAKY
- a CDS encoding NAD(P)H-quinone oxidoreductase subunit N, with amino-acid sequence MDFANIASQLNAGTILPEGIVILTLLGVLIVDLILGRTSARWIGYLAIAGLFASILALYFQWDSPNPIGFTGSFNSDDLSIVFRGIIALSAIATILMSIRYVEQSGTPLAEFIAILLSATLGGMFLSGASELVMIFISLETLSISSYLLTGYTKRDPRSNEAALKYLLIGASSTAIFLYGVSLLYGLSGGQTELSAIANGIATAKGGQSLGLVIALVFAIAGIGFKISAAPFHQWTPDVYEGAPTPVIAFLSVGSKAAGFALAIRLLTTAFPLVADEWRFVFTALAVLSMILGNVVALAQTTMKRMLAYSSIAQAGFVMIGLIAGTQAGYASMIFYLLVYLFMNLCGFTCIILFSLRTGTDQIAEYSGLYQKDPLLTLGLSISLLSLGGIPPLAGFFGKIYLFWAGWQAGLYWLVLLGLVTTVVSIYYYIRVVKMMVVKEPHEMSDAVKNYPQVRWDLPGLRPLQVGLVVTLIATSIAGILSNPLFTLANNSVSNTPMLQATINTNVKAENPLLLPKLDSVSQSQPSVDSTAKI
- a CDS encoding WD40 repeat domain-containing protein encodes the protein MNSTTKSKEFEQHYSGTLSDYVTAIAWSPQGKTLAATSAAGEVVLWNNGELTTLQTGNGKSLDCLAFSPDGKFLAVGGQDGQVKIWRDTELIATLENAPAWVDKLAWNYTSNQLAFSLGRYVQVWDADSREIIVTLNFENSSVLGIDWRIDGQYLAISGYQGIKIWHSQNWDEEPYILDMPSVSVAMAWSPDGKFLASGNMDRSVTVLEWNNPDPWVMRGFPGKIRQLAWSEATTKLGAPILASSSVEGIVVWEKLEDDSLGWEARVLTNHVGVINAIAFAPKSFLLASAAADGWLCLWNQAKEVSQIITGVSGGFSALAWHPQGKLLAAGGEQGELVIWSKVLRGQGFGRS
- a CDS encoding sensor histidine kinase → MSNQTSKRLKQNAERIMQRWEERARDEVGASIHQDSLMLQDSLPEYLEQLVDELSTKIERTPARIRTDKLESTRIGKKHGHERASYADYSMTQVIFEYHILRQTIFEILEEEAALEVRERDIIIDSIEQAVNDAATQFSQTLRDIQELFMVTLTHDLRNPLNVIKMGTHLTLRRLEQGDTHASIAAKMLKAVDRLNSMIQNLLDASRLRAGESLKFELEECSLDSLVQDVVEDLNFAYGERFIVVSDTAIRSNCSRKEIQRVIENLAVNAVKYGAADTPITLTLEQMETHISLTIHNEGNPISSEAQAILFQQFRRTISAEEQTGWGLGLFLARSIIEAHQGTIEVESAEGKGTSFIVKLPKL
- a CDS encoding CobW family GTP-binding protein, which encodes MVADVINNSVPVTVLTGYLGAGKTTLLNHILTYEHGKKVAVIVNEFGEVGIDNQLIIDADEEIFEMNNGCICCTVRGDLIRIIGNLMKRRDKFDHLVIETTGLADPAPVIQTFFVDEDLQSQLSLDAVVTVVDAKHIWQHWDADEAQEQIAFADVILLNKTDLVAPEELNELEKRIRAMNAIAKIYRTQNSELGMDALLGVKAFDLDRALEIDPDFLGEDAHVHDESVFSVALVEAGAVDGEKLNTWLSELLRTQGTDIFRMKGILNIAGEDNRFVFQGVHMIFDGKPDRPWKASETPKNELVFIGRNLDAAQLKQDFIACLA